GCGCGGGCCCGTGCCGGCTTCCAGACCAGTTCGAGCAGGTTGCGCACGTTCTCCGGCGTCTTCGCCATCGAATCGTCGAGCTTGAAATGGGCGAAGGTCGCAAAGCCCAGGAGCTTGGCCTTCTCGGCCCGCAAGCTCACCATCTCGGCGACGATGGCGCGGTTGTCGGTTTCCCCGCCATTCTCGCCGCGCTTGCTCCAGGCGGTAAACGCCTCTTCGCGCAGGTCTCGTCGCGTCGAGAAGGTCAGGAACGGCTCGATGATCGAGCGCGACAGCGTCACCGCATGCTTGCCGTCCTGACCGCGATCGGCGGCGGCGCGCGCCATCGCTGCGACGACGAAGGACGGCAGGCCGTCGAGATCGGCCTCGTCCTCGATGATCAGCGCATAGCTCGCCTCGTCCTTGAGCAGGTTCTGGCCGAAGCTGGTGCCGAGGCCCGCCAGCCGCTCGTTGATCGCCGCGAGCCTGGCCTTGTCCTCGCCTTCGAGCTTCGCACCCGAGCGGATGAAACCGCGATGCGTCCGCTCCAGCAGGCGGAGCTGCTCCTCGTTCAGCCCGAGGCTCTCGCGCTGCGCGAACACGGCGTCGACGCGGGCGAAGAGCTCGTGATCCATCATGATCGCCGACCAGTGCCGCGACATCACCGGCGACATCTCGCGCTCGATCGCCTGCAGCGCCTCGTTGGTGTCGGCCCCGGCGAGATTGTAGAACACGCCGCCGAGCCGGCTCATGCCGCGCGCCGAGCGCTCCAGCGCCTCGACCGTGTTGGCGAAGTCGGGCGCCGCAGCTTCGGCCTTGATCGCCTGGATCTCGGCCCGGTGCTTTTCCAGCGCCGCCGGATAGGCCTCGCGGATGTGCTCGGGCGTGATCTGCGCGAACGGCGGCAGGCCGAACGGCGTCTCCCAGGCGCGCCCGAAGGGATTGCCGGCAGGCAGGTTCAGGACATCGGACGCATCGGCCATCGGCAACCTCGATCGGTAAGGGTCAATCCCGCCCGAAGATATGGACGAGATAGGACGTCATGAAGGGCGGCATGTCGTAAGCCGCACAATCGGCGAGATTGCGGACGATCACGATGTCGGAAAGCTCCGGCTCCGCCTGCGTTGCGATCCGCTCCAGCATGAGCGCGCGGGCTTCCTCGGCGCTCCAGGAAACCGCGACCGGCCGCATGAAGGCGACGCGGCCGGGCACGATCACCGCCGTCCAGCGCTCCTCGACCGAGATCTCGTCGAGCGTGAGCCCGGTCTCCTCGCAAAGCTCGCGGGTGACGCTACCGGCAAGATCGAGCGTGCTGTCGGGTCGCGCGTCCTCCTTGTCCGGCGTGCCGGCGGCAAAATAGACCTTCCCTGGATTAGCGGTGTGATCGCCCATGCGGCCGAGCAGGAAAGCCCCATCGACCGCCTGCAGCGCCGCCATGGCGAAGCCATTGCGGAGCACCGGGCCGGGATGGCCGAAATCGCGCCAGCTCATGAAGGCAGCGTAGTCGGCCTCGAAATAGCCGGCATGGAACACGCCGTCCTCGATCGCTCCGCGGTGCTGCAGCATGACGCGGCCGTTGAACATCGCCGGCTTGCCGGCGCTGATCCTGGCCCAATGCGCGGCGATCTCGTCGGCGCGCTCGCGGGCAAAAGCCCAGTCGAAAGCTTCGATCCTGGCCTCGACGCGATCGAGCCCGACGATCTCGCCGTCGATGACGCCATTGCCGTTCACAGCAGCACGCCCTCGCTCATCACCACCGCCGCGCCGCCGATTGTCGCCGAGGCCAGCGCGCCGCCTTCGACCGTCAGCGTCAGCTCGATCTGCGAAGGCCGCCCCATCTCGTAGCCCTGCTCGATGACGAAGCGGTGCTCGCCATCGCTCGGCTGGTCGAACGCCATGATCGCGCCGGCGAAGGCGGCAACGGCCGAGCCGGTCGCCGGATCCTCGGTCACGCCGGCTTCCGGCCAGAACATGCGGGCATGGTAATGATGTCCCGCCTCCTCCGTGTCGCGGCAATAAACGAAGGCGTTGCCGTTCTGGGCCCCCCGCCATCGCGCGCTCGAACGCTTCGGCGACGCGCGCCTTTGCGACCGCCTCGCGGCTGGCGAGCGGGACCGTCGTATAGGCGACGCCCGCAGAGAAGGCGCTCGGCCGATGTCCTTCGAAGCCAAGATCGGCCACGTCCAGCCCAAGCGCCTCCGCCAGCGCCGCCTCAGCGACCGGCTGCGCGATCTGCTCCGGCAGCTTCGGCAAGGTGAAGATGGCGCGGGCGCTGCGCGCATTGCCGAGCGCGATCACGCAGGGTACCGGACCGACCTTCTCCTCCAGCACGAGCCTGTCCGCCGCCCGCCCGTCCGCCGCATCACGCAGCGCCAGCAGCGCGGCGGTGCCGACCGTCGGATGACCGGCGAAGGGCAGTTCCTGGCCGGGCGTGAAGATGCGGATCGCGGCGCGATGAGCGGGGTCGGCCGGCGGCGCGACGAACACCGTCTCCGACAGGTTGAACTCGCGCGCGATGGTCTGCATCGCCTCGGTGTCGAGCCCCTCAGCGTCGAGTACGACGGCGAGCGGATTACCGGCATGCGGCCGGGTCGTGAACACGTCGAGCGTGACGAAGCGGCGGCTCATGCGGTCTCCTTCGGGATCGAAAGCTCGATCGTCAGCGGGCAATGATCCGAGGCTTTGGGCCGGTCCCAGCCGACGCGCGGATAGCGGTCATGGGTCAGAGCGAGCTTCGCCATCGAGCGATCTGCCTCGCGCGGATCGAGCGGGACGCGATAAGGCAGGCCGCGCCGGATCATCTGCATCGCCGGGTTCGGATTGGCCGCAGCGAGCGCCGGCGAGAGCAGGATATGGTCGAGCGGCATATGGCTGTCGATCAGGCTCTGGCGTTCCTCCGACCAGTAGCGCCGGAAATGCGTCCAGCGCTCATGCGGCGGCAGGCTTTCCATCGGGTCGACGGCGAAATCCTCGAGCAACGGCTCGATGCCGCTGTCGCCCTCATCGACCGGCGCCGCCAGCGGCCCGAGCCCGATCCGGTAGCCGTTGAGATCGCCGAGGATCGCCCAGTTCGCCTCGCGCCAGCCCGGCCCGAACCAGTCCTTGATGATCTTCCTCACTGCCAGCGCCTCGGCCCGGCGGATCGGCAAGGTCGCCTGCCGGCCGTCGTCGCGGCCATTGTTCATCGATTTGAGGTGGCAGCCGAACAGGGTCAGCCGCCGATCGCCGAGATCGAGCTCAACCGCGAGGCAGTCGCGGGCGAAGACCTTGTCGCGCGGCTCGATGCCGAAGGCGGCGACCTCGGGCGAGAACGCCTCGGCATCGGCGAAGCTCATGCCCTTGTAGGAGCGCACCGTGACCTGCTGCGGCTGCACCAGGTCGCGCCTTGCGGCAAAGCCGATATCGATGTTGCGGCGGTCATTGCCGTCGAGCAGCGTGAAATGGCCGTAGCGATGGTCGGCGATGCGGTGGACGTAATTGGCGAAGAAGGCTTGCAGGCTCGCCAGCGAATCTACCTCCTGCAGCATCCAGATGTCGGCATTGGCCTCGGCGATGGCGAGCGCCGTCATCTGGCGCTTGTCGTCCTCGAGCGCGACCGCGAGCGAGCGCTCGACCGCGTCGCGCTCATCGGCGCGCGGGAAATGGAACAGCGACATCGCCGCCGCCGTCTCGGTCCGTCCGCCCGGCTCGAAGCGGTGGCGCGTCAGCAGGTTCTCGACATTGAAGGTGCCGAGGCGAAGCTTCATACCAGTCAGACCGCTTCAGGCGCGAAGAGCTGCGAGGGCGTGACGAACTCGTCCTGCGCTGCCACCGTCAGGATCTCGCGCGAGCCGGCCTCCTTGGTCCGCTTCAGCAGGCCGTAGATCGAGGACGCCGCCTTGCCGAGCGCACTCGCGGCCGAGCCGTCGCGCAGATAGTGGACGAAGAACAGTGCCGCGATCGCATCGCCGGCGCCGTTGATGTTGATATCGATCTTCGGCGTGCGCACCCGGAAGGTGCCCTGCCCGTCCGCCGCCATCAGGTCGATCGCATCGTCAGGGGTCTCGTTGGTGATCAGCGAGGTGACGAGCACGACCCTGGGCCCGGCATCGCGCAGCGCCTCGACGGCGCGATGTGCATCGGCCAGCGTCCTGACCTCGACATCGGTGAGCAGCTCGAGCTCGAACTGGTTCGGCGTGACGATGTCGGCCGCCGGCACCGCCTGCTCGCGCATGAATTCGGGAATGCCCGGCCGCACGAAGACGCCGCGGCCGACATCGCCGATCACCGGATCGCAGCAGTACATCGTCTTCGGGTTGGCCTCGCGCACCTTCGCCACCGCCGAGAGGATGGCGTGGCCGATATCGGCCGAGCCCATATAGCCGGAGAGCACGCCGTCGCATCTGCCGAGCACGCCGCGCTCGCCGATGCCCGCCATCAGCTCATCGATGGTGGCGCCATCGAAGACCTGCCCCTTCCAGGCGCCATAGCCGGTGTGGTTCGAGAACTGCACGGTGTGGATCGGCCAGACCTCGACGCCGAGGCGCTGCATCGGGAACACGGCCGAGGCATTGCCGACATGGCCATAAGCGACATGGGACTGGATCGAGAGGATGTTCATGAGCGGTAGGCCAGCCTTCGACGACACGACGCGGCGAACCTAGCGGCTGGTGCGGCCCGCGCCAATCGAAAGCCGTGATGGGAGCGATCAGCGCGGCGCGCGGGGACCTGTCGCAGCCCTCGCTCGGCAAGCCGCCTCAGGCCGTCGTGCCCATGATGTAGGGAGCGCTGACGATGACGACGGCGAGCTGGATCGCGTTGCACACCATGCCGCCATAGTGCAGCCGGCGCAGCCTGCGGCCGACATCGGTGGGCCAGGCGTCAATCTCGCCGTCCATCCGTCGCAGGAACCAGCGGCGTGCCATGAGCGTGGACGCCAGCACGGCAACGCCGATGACGAAGGTCCATCGACCCGTCACGGCGAAAACCAGCGTTCCGACGATGGCGGCGATGGTCAAGACCTGAAAATAGGCTCCGAACATCATGCGCAGAAGCCGGGCGACAGGCAGAATGTCGAGCTTCACGAACAGGAAACCTGGCGCGGCCAGCAGCAGATAGCCCATCGGAAGGATCAGGATGACGAC
This sequence is a window from Bosea vestrisii. Protein-coding genes within it:
- a CDS encoding NUDIX hydrolase; the encoded protein is MNGNGVIDGEIVGLDRVEARIEAFDWAFARERADEIAAHWARISAGKPAMFNGRVMLQHRGAIEDGVFHAGYFEADYAAFMSWRDFGHPGPVLRNGFAMAALQAVDGAFLLGRMGDHTANPGKVYFAAGTPDKEDARPDSTLDLAGSVTRELCEETGLTLDEISVEERWTAVIVPGRVAFMRPVAVSWSAEEARALMLERIATQAEPELSDIVIVRNLADCAAYDMPPFMTSYLVHIFGRD
- a CDS encoding endonuclease/exonuclease/phosphatase family protein yields the protein MKLRLGTFNVENLLTRHRFEPGGRTETAAAMSLFHFPRADERDAVERSLAVALEDDKRQMTALAIAEANADIWMLQEVDSLASLQAFFANYVHRIADHRYGHFTLLDGNDRRNIDIGFAARRDLVQPQQVTVRSYKGMSFADAEAFSPEVAAFGIEPRDKVFARDCLAVELDLGDRRLTLFGCHLKSMNNGRDDGRQATLPIRRAEALAVRKIIKDWFGPGWREANWAILGDLNGYRIGLGPLAAPVDEGDSGIEPLLEDFAVDPMESLPPHERWTHFRRYWSEERQSLIDSHMPLDHILLSPALAAANPNPAMQMIRRGLPYRVPLDPREADRSMAKLALTHDRYPRVGWDRPKASDHCPLTIELSIPKETA
- the pdxY gene encoding pyridoxal kinase PdxY → MNILSIQSHVAYGHVGNASAVFPMQRLGVEVWPIHTVQFSNHTGYGAWKGQVFDGATIDELMAGIGERGVLGRCDGVLSGYMGSADIGHAILSAVAKVREANPKTMYCCDPVIGDVGRGVFVRPGIPEFMREQAVPAADIVTPNQFELELLTDVEVRTLADAHRAVEALRDAGPRVVLVTSLITNETPDDAIDLMAADGQGTFRVRTPKIDININGAGDAIAALFFVHYLRDGSAASALGKAASSIYGLLKRTKEAGSREILTVAAQDEFVTPSQLFAPEAV